A stretch of Lathyrus oleraceus cultivar Zhongwan6 chromosome 6, CAAS_Psat_ZW6_1.0, whole genome shotgun sequence DNA encodes these proteins:
- the LOC127097815 gene encoding histone-lysine N-methyltransferase EZA1 isoform X1 has product MVSKPNDSPLILHQKLVEEPADDAVGALSAKINQLKKQIQAERIEFIGEKLQRNQKKLQCHISGIMVAISTRDSSQTEENKTCSILSSRMDHPLCKFDGFIHVSGDKDHSNQDISSVTSIKIPRIERLPPYTSWIFLDRNQRMAEDQSVVGRRRIYYDQRGSEALICSDSEEELTEPEEVKHEFCEAEDRILRMAFEEHGLNEEVLDVVCKHVGGTSLEIQERYKSIRENTTGRLGQHSKSLGEHDSPMSMYLEKTLSDALDSLDNLFCRRCLIFDCRLHGCSQPLICPSEKQTVWSEPEGNRKPCGDQCYLQQLNDVNNFPKDTTPGSVRDKKILIVEETNGRMSPPSAVEEPENQSTKLSTRLDCHGYLNLNDHVSQNLEKRKVTNQPDSRLPPDSPNSSKKLKRVSDDVVTVISNNSKNLNLGACDENKHINTSAILGNPVEHTSNKLIVPSSTCHNESDKGVVNGSKVVTNETELKNPLNSMEEQADEMLGFSDWKPLEKELYLKGVEMFGRNSCLIARNLFSGLKTCMEISSYMHDRGVSMPHRSIAAANSIMDDKGKFDTECTDQDMPSRSRLLRKRGKTRKFKYSWKSAGHPTIWKRIADGKNQSCKQYTPCECQSMCGKDCSCVNGGTCCEKYCGCSKSCKNRFRGCHCAKSQCRSRQCPCFAAGRECDPDVCRNCWVSCGDGTLGEPPRRGEGQCGNMRLLLRQQQRILLGKSDVAGWGAFLKNPVNKNDYLGEYTGELISHREADKRGKIYDRANSSFLFDLNEQFVLDAYRKGDKLKFANHSSNPNCHAKVILVAGDHRVGIFAKEHIDTSEELFYDYRYGPDQAPPWARKPEGSKRDESEGRAKKHQSH; this is encoded by the exons ATGGTTTCCAAACCTAACGATTCTCCTCTAATTCTCCATCAA AAATTAGTTGAAGAGCCGGCGGATGATGCTGTTGGAGCCTTGTCCGCCAAGATAAATCAGTTGAAAAAGCAAATCCAGGCAGAGAGGATTGAGTTCATTGGT GAAAAACTTCAGAGGAACCAGAAGAAGCTACAATGCCATATTTCAGGAATAATGGTAGCAATATCAACCAGGGACTCCTCACAGACAGAAGAAAACAAGACATGTTCAATTCTTTCTTCAAGAATGGACCATCCTTTATGTAAATTCGATGGTTTTATCCATGTTTCAGGAGACAAAGACCACAGCAATCAAGACATATCATCTGTTACAAGCATCAAGATTCCGCGTATTGAAAGATTGCCACCATATACATCGTGGATATTTTTGGATAG GAATCAGAGAATGGCTGAAGATCAGTCAGTCGTTGGAAGAAGACGGATCTACTATGATCAACGTGGAAGTGAGGCATTGATATGTAGCGACAGTGAGGAAGAATTAACAGAACCTGAGGAAGTAAAACATGAATTTTGTGAGGCTGAAGACCGTATTTTACG GATGGCATTTGAGGAACATGGGTTAAATGAAGAGGTACTGGATGTTGTTTGCAAGCATGTTGGGGGCACAAGTTTAGAAATCCAG GAGAGGTACAAAAGTATCAGGGAAAACACTACTGGTAGGTTGGGCCAGCATTCAAAAAGCTTAGGAGAACATGACTCTCCTATGAGCATGTATCTAGAGAAAACCCTGAGTGATGCACTAGATTCTCTTGATAACCTTTTTTGTCGCCGGTGCCTG ATTTTCGATTGTCGACTGCATGGCTGTTCTCAACCTTTGATATGTCCG AGTGAAAAGCAAACAGTTTGGTCTGAGCCTGAAGGTAATAGGAAACCATGCGGTGATCAGTGTTACCTCCAG CAGTTAAATGACGTCAACAATTTTCCAAAAGATACAACTCCTGGATCTGTTCGGGATAAGAAAATTTTAATTGTAGAGGAGACAAATGGGAGAATGTCACCACCGTCCGCTGTCGAAGAACCTGAAAATCAGAGTACTAAACTTTCGACAAGACTTGATTGCCATGGATATCTTAATTTAAATGACCATGTCTCACAAAATTTAGAGAAACGGAAAGTCACAAATCAGCCAGACTCAAGATTGCCTCCTGATTCTCCGAATTCTAGTAAAAAGCTAAAAAGAGTCTCAGATGATGTAGTTACTGTAATTAGTAATAATAGTAAGAACCTAAACCTGGGCGCATGTGATGAAAATAAACATATAAATACTTCTGCAATTTTGGGCAACCCGGTTGAACACACTTCGAATAAACTAATAGTTCCTTCTAGCACTTGCCACAATGAGAGTGACAAAGGTGTTGTGAATGGATCCAAAGTTGTCACAAATGAGACAGAACTTAAAAACCCATTGAATTCAATGGAAGAACAGGCTGATGAAATGCTAGGTTTCTCAGATTGGAAACCTCTAGAGAAAGAGTTATACTTGAAGGGAGTAGAAATGTTTGGCAGAAACAG TTGCCTCATAGCTAGGAACTTATTTTCTGGTTTGAAGACTTGCATGGAAATATCTAGTTACATGCATGATCGAGGAGTATCAATGCCCCACAGATCCATCGCTGCAGCTAATTCAATCATGGATGACAAGGGAAAATTTGACACAGAGTGCACA GACCAAGACATGCCATCTAGGTCACGGTTGCTGAGAAAAAGAGGCAAAACAAGAAAGTTTAAATATTCTTGGAAGTCTGCTGGTCACCCAACAATATGGAAAAGAATTGCTGATGGAAAAAACCAATCTTGCAAGCAGTATACGCCTTGTGAATGTCAATCAATGTGTGGAAAGGATTGTTCTTGTGTTAATGGTGGGACATGCTGTGAAAAATATTGTGG TTGTTCGAAGAGCTGCAAAAATCGGTTCAGAGGATGCCATTGTGCCAAGAGTCAATGCAGAAGTCGACAATGTCCATGCTTTGCTGCTGGACGTGAATGTGATCCAGACGTATGTCGAAACTGTTGGGTTAG CTGTGGGGATGGCACATTAGGGGAGCCACCACGGCGTGGAGAAGGTCAATGTGGAAATATGAGACTTCTTTTAAGGCAACAACAGAGG ATTCTCTTGGGGAAGTCCGATGTTGCAGGATGGGGAGCCTTCTTGAAG AATCCTGTTAACAAAAATGATTACCTAGGAGAGTACACAGGTGAATTGATCTCACACAGAGAAGCTGATAAGCGTGGAAAAATATATGATCGTGCAAATTCATCTTTCCTTTTCGATTTGAATGAGCAG TTCGTTCTTGATGCTTATCGGAAAGGAGACAAGTTGAAATTTGCAAACCACTCATCAAACCCCAACTGCCATGCAAAG GTGATTTTGGTTGCTGGAGATCATCGGGTTGGCATATTCGCCAAGGAACACATTGATACCAGTGAGGAGCTCTTCTATGATTATCGCTATGGTCCAGATCAAGCACCTCCATGGGCTCGTAAACCTGAGGGTTCCAAGAGAGACGAATCAGAAGGTAGGGCGAAGAAACATCAATCCCATTGA
- the LOC127097815 gene encoding histone-lysine N-methyltransferase EZA1 isoform X2, which produces MVSKPNDSPLILHQKLVEEPADDAVGALSAKINQLKKQIQAERIEFIGEKLQRNQKKLQCHISGIMVAISTRDSSQTEENKTCSILSSRMDHPLCKFDGFIHVSGDKDHSNQDISSVTSIKIPRIERLPPYTSWIFLDRNQRMAEDQSVVGRRRIYYDQRGSEALICSDSEEELTEPEEVKHEFCEAEDRILRMAFEEHGLNEEVLDVVCKHVGGTSLEIQERYKSIRENTTGRLGQHSKSLGEHDSPMSMYLEKTLSDALDSLDNLFCRRCLIFDCRLHGCSQPLICPSEKQTVWSEPEGNRKPCGDQCYLQLNDVNNFPKDTTPGSVRDKKILIVEETNGRMSPPSAVEEPENQSTKLSTRLDCHGYLNLNDHVSQNLEKRKVTNQPDSRLPPDSPNSSKKLKRVSDDVVTVISNNSKNLNLGACDENKHINTSAILGNPVEHTSNKLIVPSSTCHNESDKGVVNGSKVVTNETELKNPLNSMEEQADEMLGFSDWKPLEKELYLKGVEMFGRNSCLIARNLFSGLKTCMEISSYMHDRGVSMPHRSIAAANSIMDDKGKFDTECTDQDMPSRSRLLRKRGKTRKFKYSWKSAGHPTIWKRIADGKNQSCKQYTPCECQSMCGKDCSCVNGGTCCEKYCGCSKSCKNRFRGCHCAKSQCRSRQCPCFAAGRECDPDVCRNCWVSCGDGTLGEPPRRGEGQCGNMRLLLRQQQRILLGKSDVAGWGAFLKNPVNKNDYLGEYTGELISHREADKRGKIYDRANSSFLFDLNEQFVLDAYRKGDKLKFANHSSNPNCHAKVILVAGDHRVGIFAKEHIDTSEELFYDYRYGPDQAPPWARKPEGSKRDESEGRAKKHQSH; this is translated from the exons ATGGTTTCCAAACCTAACGATTCTCCTCTAATTCTCCATCAA AAATTAGTTGAAGAGCCGGCGGATGATGCTGTTGGAGCCTTGTCCGCCAAGATAAATCAGTTGAAAAAGCAAATCCAGGCAGAGAGGATTGAGTTCATTGGT GAAAAACTTCAGAGGAACCAGAAGAAGCTACAATGCCATATTTCAGGAATAATGGTAGCAATATCAACCAGGGACTCCTCACAGACAGAAGAAAACAAGACATGTTCAATTCTTTCTTCAAGAATGGACCATCCTTTATGTAAATTCGATGGTTTTATCCATGTTTCAGGAGACAAAGACCACAGCAATCAAGACATATCATCTGTTACAAGCATCAAGATTCCGCGTATTGAAAGATTGCCACCATATACATCGTGGATATTTTTGGATAG GAATCAGAGAATGGCTGAAGATCAGTCAGTCGTTGGAAGAAGACGGATCTACTATGATCAACGTGGAAGTGAGGCATTGATATGTAGCGACAGTGAGGAAGAATTAACAGAACCTGAGGAAGTAAAACATGAATTTTGTGAGGCTGAAGACCGTATTTTACG GATGGCATTTGAGGAACATGGGTTAAATGAAGAGGTACTGGATGTTGTTTGCAAGCATGTTGGGGGCACAAGTTTAGAAATCCAG GAGAGGTACAAAAGTATCAGGGAAAACACTACTGGTAGGTTGGGCCAGCATTCAAAAAGCTTAGGAGAACATGACTCTCCTATGAGCATGTATCTAGAGAAAACCCTGAGTGATGCACTAGATTCTCTTGATAACCTTTTTTGTCGCCGGTGCCTG ATTTTCGATTGTCGACTGCATGGCTGTTCTCAACCTTTGATATGTCCG AGTGAAAAGCAAACAGTTTGGTCTGAGCCTGAAGGTAATAGGAAACCATGCGGTGATCAGTGTTACCTCCAG TTAAATGACGTCAACAATTTTCCAAAAGATACAACTCCTGGATCTGTTCGGGATAAGAAAATTTTAATTGTAGAGGAGACAAATGGGAGAATGTCACCACCGTCCGCTGTCGAAGAACCTGAAAATCAGAGTACTAAACTTTCGACAAGACTTGATTGCCATGGATATCTTAATTTAAATGACCATGTCTCACAAAATTTAGAGAAACGGAAAGTCACAAATCAGCCAGACTCAAGATTGCCTCCTGATTCTCCGAATTCTAGTAAAAAGCTAAAAAGAGTCTCAGATGATGTAGTTACTGTAATTAGTAATAATAGTAAGAACCTAAACCTGGGCGCATGTGATGAAAATAAACATATAAATACTTCTGCAATTTTGGGCAACCCGGTTGAACACACTTCGAATAAACTAATAGTTCCTTCTAGCACTTGCCACAATGAGAGTGACAAAGGTGTTGTGAATGGATCCAAAGTTGTCACAAATGAGACAGAACTTAAAAACCCATTGAATTCAATGGAAGAACAGGCTGATGAAATGCTAGGTTTCTCAGATTGGAAACCTCTAGAGAAAGAGTTATACTTGAAGGGAGTAGAAATGTTTGGCAGAAACAG TTGCCTCATAGCTAGGAACTTATTTTCTGGTTTGAAGACTTGCATGGAAATATCTAGTTACATGCATGATCGAGGAGTATCAATGCCCCACAGATCCATCGCTGCAGCTAATTCAATCATGGATGACAAGGGAAAATTTGACACAGAGTGCACA GACCAAGACATGCCATCTAGGTCACGGTTGCTGAGAAAAAGAGGCAAAACAAGAAAGTTTAAATATTCTTGGAAGTCTGCTGGTCACCCAACAATATGGAAAAGAATTGCTGATGGAAAAAACCAATCTTGCAAGCAGTATACGCCTTGTGAATGTCAATCAATGTGTGGAAAGGATTGTTCTTGTGTTAATGGTGGGACATGCTGTGAAAAATATTGTGG TTGTTCGAAGAGCTGCAAAAATCGGTTCAGAGGATGCCATTGTGCCAAGAGTCAATGCAGAAGTCGACAATGTCCATGCTTTGCTGCTGGACGTGAATGTGATCCAGACGTATGTCGAAACTGTTGGGTTAG CTGTGGGGATGGCACATTAGGGGAGCCACCACGGCGTGGAGAAGGTCAATGTGGAAATATGAGACTTCTTTTAAGGCAACAACAGAGG ATTCTCTTGGGGAAGTCCGATGTTGCAGGATGGGGAGCCTTCTTGAAG AATCCTGTTAACAAAAATGATTACCTAGGAGAGTACACAGGTGAATTGATCTCACACAGAGAAGCTGATAAGCGTGGAAAAATATATGATCGTGCAAATTCATCTTTCCTTTTCGATTTGAATGAGCAG TTCGTTCTTGATGCTTATCGGAAAGGAGACAAGTTGAAATTTGCAAACCACTCATCAAACCCCAACTGCCATGCAAAG GTGATTTTGGTTGCTGGAGATCATCGGGTTGGCATATTCGCCAAGGAACACATTGATACCAGTGAGGAGCTCTTCTATGATTATCGCTATGGTCCAGATCAAGCACCTCCATGGGCTCGTAAACCTGAGGGTTCCAAGAGAGACGAATCAGAAGGTAGGGCGAAGAAACATCAATCCCATTGA